CCACGCCAATCTCGATCAGGTCAGCGTAGATTGCCTCGATGTTGCCATCGGAGTGCATGAAGGCGAATTTCCCGGCGTCGTGAATCAGCCGACAGTAGTCGGCATAGAGAGGTTTGAAGATCTCCCGCCACATGGGGAGTGAGATCAGCAAGCTTCGTTGCATCCCCCAATCGTCCATAAAACTGATGGCGTCCACGTCGGTTTCCGCCCACATCTCGATTTCCCGCAAAAAGAACTCATGAACCAGATCGCGCAGTTGCAGTACTTCCGCCTCACCATAGGCCAGGTCAATAAACAACTGTTCACTGCCGCGCAGGAATTGCATACGCTCGAAGGGTCGGACCGTGGTGTCGGCCACGATGAAGGGCTCGCTTTCAGCGCAGAGCTTGTGCGCGGAGCTCAGGTCTGCGCCCTTCAGTATCTCCCAGGGAGGCTGGAGATGATCCAGCGACCTCCATTGGGCCAGTGGTGGCTTCTTGACTTCACCGATCACTCCAGGCTCGGCCACCGACCAGCCACAGCCCCACTCGTCTACGTAGTCGCCCACCCTGCCCGGCGATCCCCTGGCTTTTTCGGCCCGGCCATAACAGGCGGCCATCTGCGGATGGTCGATGTCCAGAGGATAACGCTCCAACATCGCCCTCAACTCACCCTGGTTGAACATCTTGACGCCCGGCAGGGTCCAGAGATCGCGGGGCGCTCGATCCGGCTTCTGGAAGCGAAGGGTTCGCCGCATGCGTTCCTTACTGGTCATGGTCTCGCTGCTCATACGATGCTCCCTGAGGAGAGGTCGGGGACAAACATTCCCTGCCGCAACAGCCTGGTGGACGACCGCTGGGAATCCAACCGCACATCCTTGTCGCGACAAAGGGGACGCGAGATGGTCCCGCGCCCCCTCCAGTTTGACAGTGTGATCAGTTATCAGTCCTTTGCCACCGGTGAGGGTAACCGTTTACTGATAACTGATCACTGATTACTGGCAGGCAGCAGTTACTCCTGCCCACGCGGGTAGTCCGCCACATCCTCGGTGACATAGACGGAATATTTGGTGGTGCTGATGCTTTCGAAGCAGGGCCAGTGGCAGGCCTGAACGCCGAATTTATCTGGCTCCAACTGGTCGCCCCTGATGTAGGGTTTCCACATGTCAGCCGGGGTGCCATGCCAGAGGAAAATGCCGCCGACATCCTCAGCCAGGATGCGTTGAGCCTCCTCGAACATGGCGCTGCGTGTATCCAGATCGCCCATTAGAGCCGCCGCTTCCGTTACCAACTGGTCGAACTCCTCGTTCTCCCAGGCATGGCGGCCACCTGATTTCCAGATCCCCAACAGGTTGGAGGCGTCGAAGTAATCCATACCATAGGAAACCTCGCCGATGGTGATTTCATAGGCATTCATCGCATCCATGAATGTCTTTGAATCAGTGTTCGTTATCTCAACATCGATGCCCAGGTTTTCATTGAGCATGGCGCCGATACCGTTGCCAACCGCCACTTCCAACTCCTTTGCCTGACGAAGATTGAGTACCAGAGGTGGGAAGCCCTCTCCTCCCGGATACCCGGCCTCGGCTAACAGGCTTTGGGCCAGTTCCGGATCATAGGCCTGGTATTGTTCCAGCTCCGAAGGGGGCAAGGCATCGGGGAAACCGGGCATGAGCATGCCGTAGGCAACCTGGCCAGAGAATTTGACGATGTTGTCCACCAGCCCCTGGCGGTCGATGGCATGGGCAAACGCCTTGCGCACATTGAGATCATCAAAGGGAGGATTGAAGGTATCGAAGAAAACGTAGTAGGTGCGGAAGTCGCCGAAACCAGGATTATACTGCGCGCTCAGCTCCGGATCGGCTGCGATGAACTCCAGGTCTGCAGGAGAGAACCATTCGTGTGACAGGTCCAACTCATCGGCCAGGTAGGCATTAAACTCTTGATTCTTGTCTCCGTAAATGAAGGTGAATCGTTCCAGGTAAGGCGTTTCCTTGCCGGTGTAGTTAAGGTTGGGCGCCATCACGATCTGCTTGCCCTTGGTCCATTCCTCCAGGATCCAGGGCTCGGAGGAAAGCGAGGTCTCGGGATCGTTGTTATAGAATTCGCCGAATTTCTCCACCTGGTGCTTGGCCATGGGCCGGGAGAAGATCATGGTGGCAGGCGTGTAGGGAGCCGGCAGCTCGGTGACGACCTGCAGGGTGAAGTCGTCGATGGCCTTGACCCCCAATTCCTCCAGGGGCAACTCACCACTGACCACCTTATCCCAGTTCTTGGGATTGGAGGAGTAGCCCCAGTACCAGGCGAAGTCGTAGGCGTGCTCAGGATCGGCCATGTACTGGAAGCTCCACTCGTAATCGTGGGCCGTTACCGGAACGCCGTCGCTCCAGGTCAGCTCAGGGTCCAGGTGAAAGGTCCAGGTGAGGCCGTCGTCGGCCACTTCCCATGATTCCGCTGCCGCCGGCTGTAGCTCGAAGTTCTTGTCGAGCCGGATCAATGGGGTGCTCAAGGTTTGCCAGGGCGGATCAGGACGGTTGTACACCGCTACCGGGAAGTCGATCGTGCCATAGGTCGGGCCGATCATAACGCGCAGATACTGTTGATCGGGCGGAGCAGCATCGGCGGGCAAGGTCACGCCGAAGGCGTTTACATATTCACCGGCAGGTGCCTCGGCGGGCGCCTCCTCGGCTTCCGGTGCCGTCTCGGCCGCTTCCTTGGTTGGTACTGGCGTCGCCGGCTGGGGCAGCGGTGTGGGGCTGGCCGCCGGTGCCGCTGGTGCTGCTGGCGCCGGCTGGCAGGCCGAGACGATCAGGCTCAGCAGCACGAGCAATGCGAGCAGGGAGAAGAAACGTTTTTTGTTCAGGCCGGTCATCATGTCCTCCTGGGTAGGTGATGGCGTAAAGGAATCGCTCATCGGGTCTGTAAGGCGTTCCGATTCGTTGATCCGATCAAGCTGGTGTTGGTCTCAGGTTTCTCCTTTCTAGGTGTGGCATAGAAATCGCCGGTAGCAACCGGCAGGTCAATTCAACATCTTCGGGTCCAGGGCATCGCGCAGGCCGTCGCCCACAAAGGTGAAACCGAGTGTGGTGATGGCGATCATCAGCGTGGGAAATAGCGCCAGATGCCAGTAGACCCGAATATAGGCGGAACTGGTGCCCACCATCTTGCCCCAACTGGGAAGGGGGTCGTTGATGCCCAGGCCCAGAAAGCTCAATCCGGCTTCAGCAAAGATGATGACTGGAATCCCCAAGGTAACCATGATGATCAGGGCCGGCATCGCATTTGGCAGCAAGTGGCGACGGATGATGTAGAGGTTGCCCGCCCCTGCGGACCGGGAAGCGAGGACATAATCCTTCTCCCGCAGCGCAAACAACTGGGCCCGGGTCAGGCGGGTCAGGCCGATCCAACTGACGATGGCGAGGGCCATGATGACATTGACGAGACCGGCGCCGAAGATGCTCAGAATAAGCAAGGCAAAAAGCAGGCTTGGAAAAGCAGTCATAATTTCGATCATTCGCGTAACCACAAAATCGACTCTGCCGCCCAATAGCCCTGCCGCGGCTCCCAGGGAGACGCCAATCAGGACGGCGAAGATTGACACGGAGAAGGCAACGACAAGCGATGTACGCGCCCCGTAGATGATGCGGCTCAACTGATCACGTCCCACCGCGTCGGTGCCCAGCCAGTGTTGGGCGGAGGGAAACTGTAGTGCCTCCGAAAGCACAGCCTTGTCATAGCGAGTCGGCGCCAGAAAATCGGCAAAGATGGCGACGAAGATCAACGACAGAACGATTATGAGCCCTGCCATAGCCAGTCTGTTGCGCGAGAAACGCCGGGCCGCGTCTTTGAGCAGGCTGCGTTGTTCTGTGATCTTCAGGTTTGCAGAGGGAACAACTGCGTCGCCAGATGATTCCGTTGTCACGGATTTAATCCTTCAACCGTACCCGTGGGTCCACTATGGTCAGCAGGACATCACTGATCAGATAGGTTACTCCCCACAGCACTGCAATCAGAAGAATAAGGGCCATGATCATGGGGTAATCCCGCTCAAAGGTGCTTGTGACGAAGAACCGTCCTAATCCGGGAATCCTGAACACCGACTCTATGAAGATAGAGCCGGTCATCAGGTCGGGAATGAACACGATCAACACGGTAATCAGGGGAATCGCGGCATTCTTGAAAACGTGGCCCAGAACGACCGAGCGCTCTTTCATCCCTTTGCTACGGGCGGTGCGCACATAATCGGCGTGCAAGACCTCCAGCATGCTGACCCGGGTGTAGCGGGCCACCATTGCCATCGGCAACAGCGCGTAGGCGAGTACCGGCATGATGTAGTGCTTTGGCTCACCCCACCCTCCGGTGGGCAGCCAGCGCAGCCGCACGGCGAAGATAAGTATCAGCCAGGTAGCGATCACAAAGCTCGGTACCGTCATACCTGAAGTGGCGAAGAGGGATACGGAATAATCCAGCCATGAATTCTGGCGCAGTGCCGCGACGATTCCCAGGGTCAAGCCCAGCGAATAAGACAGAAGAACCGTCATCAAGCCCAGCTGCAATGTAGGAATCCACACTCGCCCGATCAGTTCGGTCACTGTCTCCGTGGGGCTCTGAAAGGGAATACCAAAATCCCCTTGGAAAGCGTTCCACATATAGCGCGCGTATTGCTCCAGTACTGGCTTGTCAAGACCATATTTGCGCATGATATTGGCCTTGGCCTCTGCCGGCAGTGGCATTTTTGTCTCGTCAAAAGGTCCGCCTGGGACCGAGTGCATCAAGAGGAAAGTGATGAGGGAGGCAGCGAAGATTGCGAAGATGAGCCCAGCTATCCTGCCCAGCAAATATCGCGTCATGTTCAATCTTTAGCCATGGTGCTAGTGCAGTTTCGACGGTAGGGTAGCCATTGTGGGTATTCGAGCAGCTTTAAGGATACCATAGCAGGGCTTGAACTACAAACGCCTTGACAGCGCCTCCCTTTCCAGTTAAGCTTGGTTCGATTGGCGCAGGAACAACTGGCCACACAGCGAATGAGGACGCAATTTTCGATGATTCAAACACAACATCACGAAGCGACGTGGGACTCATTGGACAGCAGGCCGATTCCCCCATGGTTCAACCAGGCCAAATTCGGAATCTTTGTCCATTGGGGAGTCTATTCCGTTCCCGCCTGGCGGCCTGTGGGGAAGACGCTCTATGCGTCGTACGCTGAATGGTATTACGCCAGCGTAATCGATGACCTGGATAACGGAGGGCGCGAGTTTCACAAAAAGAACTACGGCCAGGACTTCGAGTATAGAGATTTTGCTCCATTGTTCAGGGCCGAACTGTTCGATCCCGCCTCCTGGGCCGAGCTGTTTCGCCGGTCAGGTGCCAGGTACGTCGTACTGACCGCCAAACACCACGACGGATTCTGCCTCTGGCCCACAAAAAGCCCGTACAAGGAGAACTGGAACAGCCTGGCCACCGGTCCCAGGAGAGATCTGGTCGGTGACCTGGCAGATGCTGTGAGAAGAGAGGGCCTGAGAATGGGACTCTACTACTCCATCATAGAATGGGAAAGCAATCCTACCCACCGAACTGAGTCAGGATACTTTCTCAGGAGAGAAACCATCGAAAAATATGGTATCCCTGAAGATGAATATGTGGATGGTCACCTGCTGCCCCAACTGAAGGAGCTGGTGACGGCCTACCAGCCAAGCTTGATCTACGCTGACGGCGGCGAGTGGGACGGTAGCGAAGACCACTGGAAAACCAGGGAATTCCTGGCCTGGCTCTACAACCAGGCTGCTAACAGAGAGGAAGTGGTCGTCAATGACCGCTGGGCCAAAGATATGCCGGGAAAACACGGGGACTATTATTCCAGCGAGTATGGTGACACCGCTTTGGTCGGGCCCGGGCATCCCTGGGAGGAAAGCCGTGGCATAGGTGGCTCCTACGGGTTTAACCGGGCCGAAAACATCGAGGATTACAGCACCGCCAGACAGCTCATCCACGAGCTCGTCCATGTTGTCAGCAGAGGGGGGAACTTCCTGCTCAATGTGGGGCCGACGGCAGATGGTCGGATACCGTTGATCATGCAGCAGCGCCTGCTGGAAGTCGGTGATTGGCTAAGGGTGAACGGCGAGGCTATTTACGGCACAAAGGCCTGGCGCAGGCAGAAAACCAGCGTTGACAGCAACCTTGCTTCAGTCCTGTTCACGGTCAAGGGAGAGGACTTGTATGCCATATGCACAGAATGGCCGCAGGGCGATCTGATAATCACTGGTCTGAAGGGCAACGACCAACTTTCCGTGAGTCTGTTGGGAGTGAGCAAAGAGCTTAGTTGGGAAACCGTGGATGATCGTATCGTAATCGCCCCTCCCCCGGTCTTGCCTGCCGAAACGCTTTGCCAACACGCCTACGTTTTCAAAGCAGGCGGGGTTCTCGGGTGAAAGATAACAAGGGCGACCCGCCGCCACGCCGATGCGAATGCACGCTTTCCAGCGGGCTCGGTCAGTCCTTCGGCAAGCTGAGAATGCAATGATACCTCCTTATACCGGCAAAAAACGCCCAAATTCCATGCGTCATCCCACCCATGATTACACCGCGACTGGCGCGTATTTCGTTACCATTTGCGTCCATGACCGGCAACCACTGTTCGGCTGTGTAGCTGATGGAGACATGCATCTGAGCGCCCTCGGCATGATCGCGGGTCACTGCTGGCACGATGTTATGGCCAATCATTCTCATGTCGAACTGGACGTTTATGTCATCATGCCCAACCATGTACACGCGCTCTTGCAGATCCTGGTCGAGCCTAGAGATCAACCCGCGGCGGCGCAGCGCCAATTTGCGAGACCCATCGCCGGATCAATCTCGACCCTGGTCGGCAGGTACAAGGCCGAAGTGAGCCGGAGGGCAAAGCGGGCCGATCTTGCCCCAGCAGGAAAACTCTGGCAACGGAATTTCCGGGACCGCATCGTACGCGGGCAACGCGAACTGGAAAATGTGCGTGCCTACATCGCTACGGACCCTCAACGCTGGGGCACAGACCGTCTGTGCCCCGGTGGACGGCCGAAATGGCATGAATGACGCTGCGACGACAGGGTTTGACTGAGAGATGGATCCAGCCGCCATTCATGCCCCTGCTAACGCGACCAACGCTCGTGAACGGGCAGCAGCTCGGGGAACACCGCATGGGGTTCGCTCTGGTACCAGTAGGCGGCCGAGGCGATGTCATCGGTGAGGGGCTCGAACTTCTCGCCGGGCCACCAACCAAGTGCCTGGACGGTCACTCTTAGATCGCGTTGGAAGCGAACGGGATCCAGTATGTGCCAGCGGTAGAGACCGTGCCGCGGGACCTCGCCCGGCTCCTTGTGAAAGAGGGGATAGCCCAGGAAGGGCGTCGAATAGGTCTCATCGCCGAAACACCACGCTCCGCCAAAATAGTCCTCCGTGCCGGTACCACAGATCGTGGGATAATCCTCGTCACCATCCATGTAGA
This genomic stretch from Chloroflexota bacterium harbors:
- a CDS encoding uroporphyrinogen decarboxylase family protein — protein: MSSETMTSKERMRRTLRFQKPDRAPRDLWTLPGVKMFNQGELRAMLERYPLDIDHPQMAACYGRAEKARGSPGRVGDYVDEWGCGWSVAEPGVIGEVKKPPLAQWRSLDHLQPPWEILKGADLSSAHKLCAESEPFIVADTTVRPFERMQFLRGSEQLFIDLAYGEAEVLQLRDLVHEFFLREIEMWAETDVDAISFMDDWGMQRSLLISLPMWREIFKPLYADYCRLIHDAGKFAFMHSDGNIEAIYADLIEIGVDVLNSQLFCMDIELLGHRYQGQITFWGEIDRQQVLPFGTPEQVKEAVRRVRRVLDKGTGGVIAQCEWGNDVPARNIAAVFEAWMEPMP
- a CDS encoding peptide ABC transporter substrate-binding protein — protein: MSDSFTPSPTQEDMMTGLNKKRFFSLLALLVLLSLIVSACQPAPAAPAAPAASPTPLPQPATPVPTKEAAETAPEAEEAPAEAPAGEYVNAFGVTLPADAAPPDQQYLRVMIGPTYGTIDFPVAVYNRPDPPWQTLSTPLIRLDKNFELQPAAAESWEVADDGLTWTFHLDPELTWSDGVPVTAHDYEWSFQYMADPEHAYDFAWYWGYSSNPKNWDKVVSGELPLEELGVKAIDDFTLQVVTELPAPYTPATMIFSRPMAKHQVEKFGEFYNNDPETSLSSEPWILEEWTKGKQIVMAPNLNYTGKETPYLERFTFIYGDKNQEFNAYLADELDLSHEWFSPADLEFIAADPELSAQYNPGFGDFRTYYVFFDTFNPPFDDLNVRKAFAHAIDRQGLVDNIVKFSGQVAYGMLMPGFPDALPPSELEQYQAYDPELAQSLLAEAGYPGGEGFPPLVLNLRQAKELEVAVGNGIGAMLNENLGIDVEITNTDSKTFMDAMNAYEITIGEVSYGMDYFDASNLLGIWKSGGRHAWENEEFDQLVTEAAALMGDLDTRSAMFEEAQRILAEDVGGIFLWHGTPADMWKPYIRGDQLEPDKFGVQACHWPCFESISTTKYSVYVTEDVADYPRGQE
- a CDS encoding ABC transporter permease, with translation MTTESSGDAVVPSANLKITEQRSLLKDAARRFSRNRLAMAGLIIVLSLIFVAIFADFLAPTRYDKAVLSEALQFPSAQHWLGTDAVGRDQLSRIIYGARTSLVVAFSVSIFAVLIGVSLGAAAGLLGGRVDFVVTRMIEIMTAFPSLLFALLILSIFGAGLVNVIMALAIVSWIGLTRLTRAQLFALREKDYVLASRSAGAGNLYIIRRHLLPNAMPALIIMVTLGIPVIIFAEAGLSFLGLGINDPLPSWGKMVGTSSAYIRVYWHLALFPTLMIAITTLGFTFVGDGLRDALDPKMLN
- a CDS encoding ABC transporter permease; the protein is MTRYLLGRIAGLIFAIFAASLITFLLMHSVPGGPFDETKMPLPAEAKANIMRKYGLDKPVLEQYARYMWNAFQGDFGIPFQSPTETVTELIGRVWIPTLQLGLMTVLLSYSLGLTLGIVAALRQNSWLDYSVSLFATSGMTVPSFVIATWLILIFAVRLRWLPTGGWGEPKHYIMPVLAYALLPMAMVARYTRVSMLEVLHADYVRTARSKGMKERSVVLGHVFKNAAIPLITVLIVFIPDLMTGSIFIESVFRIPGLGRFFVTSTFERDYPMIMALILLIAVLWGVTYLISDVLLTIVDPRVRLKD
- a CDS encoding alpha-L-fucosidase — its product is MIQTQHHEATWDSLDSRPIPPWFNQAKFGIFVHWGVYSVPAWRPVGKTLYASYAEWYYASVIDDLDNGGREFHKKNYGQDFEYRDFAPLFRAELFDPASWAELFRRSGARYVVLTAKHHDGFCLWPTKSPYKENWNSLATGPRRDLVGDLADAVRREGLRMGLYYSIIEWESNPTHRTESGYFLRRETIEKYGIPEDEYVDGHLLPQLKELVTAYQPSLIYADGGEWDGSEDHWKTREFLAWLYNQAANREEVVVNDRWAKDMPGKHGDYYSSEYGDTALVGPGHPWEESRGIGGSYGFNRAENIEDYSTARQLIHELVHVVSRGGNFLLNVGPTADGRIPLIMQQRLLEVGDWLRVNGEAIYGTKAWRRQKTSVDSNLASVLFTVKGEDLYAICTEWPQGDLIITGLKGNDQLSVSLLGVSKELSWETVDDRIVIAPPPVLPAETLCQHAYVFKAGGVLG
- a CDS encoding transposase — protein: MIPPYTGKKRPNSMRHPTHDYTATGAYFVTICVHDRQPLFGCVADGDMHLSALGMIAGHCWHDVMANHSHVELDVYVIMPNHVHALLQILVEPRDQPAAAQRQFARPIAGSISTLVGRYKAEVSRRAKRADLAPAGKLWQRNFRDRIVRGQRELENVRAYIATDPQRWGTDRLCPGGRPKWHE